A section of the Streptomyces sp. SCL15-4 genome encodes:
- a CDS encoding Rrf2 family transcriptional regulator yields the protein MGANSRMTVATHALTWMARVCPTRPDGIVTSEQIAASVSTNPVVIRRILGSLRGAGLVESQRGQGAGWRLARAAESITLKDVYLAVEPDPLIALHSTPPNQACPVARGIPPVLRQVYDRAEESMKAELAAVTVADVARETVPGS from the coding sequence ATGGGTGCGAACAGTCGGATGACCGTGGCCACGCACGCGCTGACCTGGATGGCGCGGGTCTGTCCCACGCGTCCCGACGGCATCGTGACATCCGAACAGATCGCCGCCAGCGTCAGCACCAACCCTGTGGTCATCCGCCGCATCCTCGGAAGTCTGCGCGGCGCGGGTCTGGTGGAGTCGCAGCGCGGACAGGGTGCGGGCTGGCGGCTGGCCCGCGCTGCGGAATCGATCACCTTGAAAGACGTCTACCTCGCCGTCGAACCCGATCCCCTCATCGCTCTGCACTCCACGCCTCCCAATCAGGCGTGCCCCGTCGCGCGGGGCATCCCGCCGGTGCTGCGTCAGGTGTACGACCGCGCGGAGGAGTCGATGAAAGCCGAACTGGCAGCCGTCACCGTCGCCGACGTGGCGAGAGAGACGGTTCCCGGGTCCTGA
- a CDS encoding glycosyltransferase — protein sequence MAHSLAQRTIWHINTTARGGGVADLLEKAIRLHNESGLKTRWLVLGGEPEFFAVTKRLHHRLHGSPDPAGPLGTAEREVYESTTLRQAREVLERIAPGDLCVLHDPQTLGLAPHLVAAGLDVAWRCHIGTASHTAVVRDTWAFLAPYLRAPARCVFSAERYAPPFLAEQEGKVVVLRPSIDPAARKNRPMARAAVHDRLRAIGLQAAQGPPAAERTARIVQDRPLPADAPVVLQVSRWDPLKDMAGVLRGFADHVAPARDDVHLVLAGPDPDDIPDDPEGSRILRDLCGVREALDRPVRERVHLVTLSLLDSDANADSVNALQRRADVVVQKSLREGFGLTVTEAMWKGKAIVASAVGGITDQIRDGHEGALVPNPHDLAAFGQAILRLLSESDLRERYGTAAHHRCTQEFLIYREFMDYCSLYTGLLQRTPTATHP from the coding sequence ATGGCGCACTCTCTGGCACAGCGCACGATCTGGCACATCAACACCACCGCGCGAGGTGGCGGTGTCGCCGATTTATTAGAGAAGGCCATAAGGCTGCACAACGAGTCCGGACTGAAAACCCGATGGCTGGTGCTCGGCGGTGAGCCCGAATTCTTCGCGGTGACCAAAAGGCTCCACCACCGCCTGCACGGCAGCCCGGACCCGGCGGGACCGCTCGGCACCGCCGAGCGCGAGGTCTACGAGAGCACCACGCTCCGTCAGGCGCGCGAGGTACTGGAGCGGATCGCGCCGGGCGATCTCTGCGTCCTGCACGACCCGCAGACCCTCGGCCTGGCCCCGCACCTCGTGGCCGCCGGCCTGGACGTGGCCTGGCGCTGCCACATCGGCACCGCCTCGCACACCGCGGTGGTCCGGGACACCTGGGCCTTCCTCGCCCCCTATCTGCGGGCTCCCGCGCGGTGCGTGTTCTCGGCCGAGCGGTACGCCCCGCCCTTCCTGGCGGAACAGGAAGGGAAGGTCGTCGTCCTGCGGCCGTCGATCGACCCCGCCGCCCGCAAGAACCGTCCGATGGCGCGGGCGGCGGTGCACGACCGGCTGCGCGCGATCGGACTCCAGGCCGCGCAGGGCCCGCCGGCCGCCGAGCGTACCGCCCGCATCGTGCAGGACCGGCCCCTTCCCGCGGACGCCCCCGTGGTCCTCCAGGTCTCCCGCTGGGATCCGCTCAAGGACATGGCGGGGGTGCTGCGCGGCTTCGCGGACCACGTCGCGCCGGCCCGGGACGACGTCCATCTGGTGCTGGCCGGGCCGGACCCGGACGACATCCCCGACGATCCGGAAGGCTCGCGGATCCTGCGCGACCTGTGCGGCGTCCGGGAAGCGCTCGACCGGCCGGTCCGCGAGCGGGTGCACCTGGTCACCCTCTCGCTGCTGGACTCGGACGCCAACGCCGACTCCGTCAACGCGCTGCAACGGCGCGCCGATGTCGTCGTACAGAAAAGTCTTCGGGAAGGTTTCGGGCTCACCGTCACCGAGGCCATGTGGAAGGGCAAGGCCATCGTCGCCAGCGCGGTCGGCGGCATCACCGACCAGATCCGCGACGGGCACGAGGGCGCCTTGGTACCGAATCCGCACGACCTCGCCGCATTCGGTCAGGCCATTCTCCGGCTGCTGTCGGAGAGTGATCTTCGCGAGCGATACGGAACCGCCGCGCACCACCGCTGCACTCAGGAATTCCTCATCTACCGGGAATTCATGGACTACTGCTCGCTCTATACCGGTCTGCTCCAGCGAACCCCTACCGCCACTCATCCGTGA
- a CDS encoding sedoheptulose 7-phosphate cyclase, with protein MESLVQSTTRTRPDTDDASVPTLIRNGGSRPEWLVQATKPVRYEVRMVDGLLDPAHSDLALAGVTERTGNRRFIVLDDHVERHYGDRLRAYLDAHGLEPSICVLAAEERTKTMDSVSHVVRALDAFGISRRHDPIIAIGGGVLLDIVGFAASLYRRSTPYVRVPTTLIGIVDAGVGVKTGVNFGSHKNRLGTYFAPALALLDRDFLATLDERHISNGLAEILKIALVKDMRLFSLLERHGTTLVSSRMQARGAEGDVVQEVLERAIHGMLEELQPNLWENDLQRLVDYGHTFSPTIEMRALPDLLHGEAVGIDMALTTAIARRRGLVGDGEQRRVGGVMRRLRLPQYHPVCEVHSLAEALEDTVRHRDGLQRLPLPVGIGSARFVNDVTVDEIGQALATLAAGGLDAS; from the coding sequence ATGGAAAGCCTTGTGCAGTCCACCACCCGTACCCGGCCGGACACCGACGACGCCTCGGTCCCGACCTTGATCAGGAACGGCGGGAGCCGGCCCGAGTGGCTCGTGCAGGCCACGAAACCGGTCCGCTACGAAGTCCGCATGGTGGACGGGCTCCTCGACCCCGCCCACTCCGACCTGGCCCTGGCCGGCGTCACCGAACGCACCGGCAACCGGCGGTTCATCGTGCTCGACGACCACGTGGAGCGTCACTACGGCGACCGGCTGCGTGCCTATCTGGACGCGCACGGCCTGGAACCGTCCATCTGCGTCCTCGCCGCCGAGGAGCGCACCAAGACCATGGACAGCGTCTCCCATGTGGTGCGCGCCCTCGACGCGTTCGGGATCTCCCGGCGGCACGACCCGATCATCGCCATCGGCGGCGGCGTCCTGCTCGACATCGTGGGCTTCGCCGCGAGCCTGTACCGGCGCAGCACTCCGTACGTCCGCGTCCCCACGACGCTGATCGGCATCGTCGACGCCGGCGTGGGGGTCAAGACGGGCGTCAACTTCGGCAGCCACAAGAACCGGCTCGGCACCTACTTCGCGCCCGCGCTGGCCCTGCTGGACCGCGACTTCCTGGCCACGCTCGACGAACGGCACATCAGCAACGGGCTGGCCGAGATCCTCAAGATCGCGCTGGTCAAGGACATGCGCCTGTTCTCCCTGCTGGAACGGCACGGCACGACGCTGGTGTCGAGCCGCATGCAGGCGCGGGGCGCCGAAGGCGACGTGGTGCAGGAAGTGCTGGAGCGGGCCATCCACGGCATGCTCGAAGAGCTTCAGCCCAACCTCTGGGAGAACGACCTCCAGCGCCTCGTCGACTACGGCCACACCTTCAGCCCCACCATCGAGATGCGGGCGCTGCCGGACCTGCTGCACGGCGAGGCCGTCGGCATCGACATGGCCCTCACCACCGCCATCGCCCGTCGGCGCGGACTGGTCGGCGACGGGGAGCAGCGGCGCGTCGGCGGTGTCATGCGCCGGCTGCGCCTTCCGCAGTACCACCCGGTGTGCGAGGTGCACAGCCTGGCCGAGGCGCTGGAGGACACCGTCCGGCACCGGGACGGCTTGCAGCGGCTGCCGCTCCCGGTGGGCATCGGATCCGCCCGGTTCGTCAACGACGTGACGGTGGACGAGATCGGGCAGGCCCTCGCCACGCTGGCCGCCGGGGGCCTCGATGCGTCCTGA
- a CDS encoding cupin domain-containing protein — protein MRPDLQISDLASPSDVHGVHGAAGVTQWRSLAAGRGLRGPYEAVEWACVPPGGLSGEHLHSRTEEAYVLLSGRGEALLNGEPHPVRAGEIVLTGLGATHGLRNTGAGPLSWLTLEVPAPRTLALTHSAWKEAPMTDPQTGEAVIVDLEELRDVDPRPTLQGPLRRIRLLELAPGAAERLPGQGAEHTVFVLSGAATATSGSGDVTVREGMSVTASGGEDLRITASAAGLRAVCASFVVPSPHERGAGL, from the coding sequence ATGCGTCCTGACCTGCAGATCTCCGACCTCGCCTCCCCGTCGGACGTCCACGGTGTGCACGGCGCGGCCGGAGTGACCCAGTGGCGGTCGCTCGCGGCCGGGCGGGGGCTGCGCGGTCCCTACGAGGCCGTCGAGTGGGCGTGCGTCCCGCCCGGCGGGCTCAGCGGGGAGCATCTGCACAGCCGTACCGAGGAGGCGTACGTCCTGCTGTCCGGCCGGGGCGAGGCGCTGCTCAACGGCGAGCCGCACCCGGTGCGGGCCGGAGAGATCGTCCTCACCGGTCTCGGCGCGACACACGGCCTGCGCAACACGGGCGCCGGGCCGCTGAGCTGGCTGACGCTCGAAGTCCCCGCCCCGCGCACGCTGGCCCTCACTCACTCGGCCTGGAAGGAAGCACCCATGACGGACCCGCAGACCGGTGAAGCGGTGATCGTCGACCTCGAAGAGCTGCGGGACGTGGATCCCCGGCCCACCCTCCAGGGGCCGCTGCGCCGGATCCGGCTGCTTGAGCTGGCCCCCGGCGCGGCCGAGCGCCTGCCCGGACAAGGGGCCGAGCACACGGTGTTCGTGCTGTCGGGTGCCGCTACGGCGACCAGCGGGTCCGGTGACGTCACCGTGCGGGAGGGCATGTCCGTGACCGCGTCCGGCGGCGAGGACCTCCGGATCACCGCGTCCGCCGCGGGCCTTCGGGCCGTGTGCGCCAGTTTCGTCGTCCCGTCGCCGCACGAGAGGGGCGCGGGGCTGTGA
- a CDS encoding VOC family protein, with protein MIVTDSGAASAVLDGDGRSRRWRCLARRGMLFSECESVDHVTLEKDSVLHADPEAGTESLWYVVRGDAAFHAGHGPARPVREGHAVLLPAGASGRLVAGSATEVVVVTCVPDAVARRLPARAPSLPAPARGIPTATNVDHIAYTVPDLDEAVRFFVDVLGADLLYREDTIRSDGDDWMREALDVHPRATADIAMLRLGPVTNIELFQYTAPDQNRTMPRNSDVGGHHLAFYVRDIDAATAYLRRHPGVRVLGDGPRTVTSGPIAGDRWVYFLSPWGMQMELISLPEKLPYEDTTPHRRFGPCAAWSVTP; from the coding sequence GTGATCGTCACCGACAGCGGCGCCGCCTCGGCCGTGCTGGACGGCGACGGCCGCAGCCGGCGCTGGCGGTGCCTGGCGCGCCGCGGCATGCTCTTCAGCGAGTGCGAGTCCGTCGACCACGTGACCCTGGAGAAGGACTCCGTGCTCCACGCGGACCCCGAGGCCGGCACCGAAAGCCTCTGGTACGTGGTGCGGGGCGATGCCGCGTTCCACGCCGGCCACGGCCCGGCCCGCCCCGTCCGGGAGGGTCACGCCGTCCTCCTCCCGGCCGGCGCCTCCGGGCGCCTGGTGGCCGGCTCCGCCACGGAGGTCGTCGTGGTGACCTGCGTACCGGACGCGGTGGCGCGCCGGCTCCCGGCCCGGGCGCCGTCGCTCCCGGCACCGGCGCGGGGCATCCCGACGGCGACCAATGTCGACCACATCGCCTATACCGTGCCCGACCTCGACGAGGCCGTGCGGTTCTTCGTCGATGTCCTCGGCGCCGACCTGCTGTACCGCGAGGACACCATCCGCTCCGACGGCGACGACTGGATGCGCGAAGCGCTCGACGTGCACCCGCGGGCCACCGCCGACATCGCCATGCTCCGCCTCGGCCCGGTCACCAACATCGAACTGTTCCAGTACACGGCACCGGACCAGAACCGGACCATGCCCAGGAACAGCGACGTGGGCGGGCACCATCTGGCCTTCTACGTACGGGACATCGACGCGGCGACCGCGTACCTGCGCCGGCACCCCGGCGTGCGCGTCCTCGGCGACGGGCCACGGACCGTGACGAGCGGCCCGATAGCGGGAGACCGCTGGGTCTACTTCCTCAGCCCGTGGGGCATGCAGATGGAGCTGATCAGCCTCCCCGAGAAGCTGCCCTACGAGGACACGACCCCGCACCGCCGGTTCGGGCCGTGCGCCGCCTGGTCGGTCACGCCGTGA
- a CDS encoding HAD-IA family hydrolase, with amino-acid sequence MKGSEELVCRAVLFDLDGVLVRSEAVVERSWTAWALDRGLEPDRVLAACHGRRSVEVVAAVAPHLDAAAEAARVEAAQTADTDGLTRCPGADAVLGALSGAAWAVVTSGTRALARSRLRATGLPVPDVLVTADDVANGKPAPDGYLAASRALGLPPADCVVVEDALPGVTAARAAGMTVVGVRGPALGPEESLGRVVGAVGDLAPRLRAGHIVLLGGARRPSSPGLPPRAPAHPSPIRAKEAS; translated from the coding sequence GTGAAGGGCAGCGAGGAACTGGTGTGCCGGGCCGTGCTGTTCGACCTGGACGGCGTCCTCGTGCGGTCGGAAGCCGTGGTGGAGCGGTCCTGGACCGCGTGGGCGCTCGACCGGGGACTGGAGCCGGACCGGGTGCTCGCCGCCTGCCACGGCCGGCGGTCCGTCGAGGTGGTCGCCGCGGTCGCCCCGCACCTGGACGCGGCGGCGGAGGCGGCCCGGGTGGAGGCCGCGCAGACCGCGGACACCGATGGCCTCACGCGGTGCCCGGGCGCGGACGCCGTGCTCGGCGCGCTGTCCGGCGCGGCCTGGGCGGTCGTGACCTCGGGGACCAGGGCCCTGGCCCGCTCCCGGCTGCGCGCCACCGGCCTCCCGGTGCCGGACGTCCTGGTCACCGCCGACGACGTCGCGAACGGGAAACCGGCACCGGACGGCTATCTGGCCGCGTCCCGGGCGCTCGGCCTCCCGCCCGCGGACTGCGTCGTCGTGGAGGACGCGCTCCCCGGCGTCACCGCCGCGCGCGCCGCCGGCATGACGGTCGTCGGTGTGCGGGGACCGGCCCTCGGCCCCGAGGAGTCGCTCGGGAGGGTCGTCGGCGCCGTGGGCGACCTCGCTCCGCGGCTGCGCGCGGGGCACATCGTGCTGCTGGGCGGCGCCCGCCGCCCCTCAAGCCCCGGCCTCCCTCCCCGCGCTCCGGCCCACCCCTCACCCATACGTGCGAAGGAGGCGTCATGA
- a CDS encoding SDR family NAD(P)-dependent oxidoreductase, with the protein MSGDSPAVGLVTAGSGGIGRAVAEELLARGVVDRLVVVDVNEPAAPLPARAVFRQCDLRDAGRLAELVGELPAELSVLVNVLGGEQRPPVAPVADVAWPPPEVWDDIIDLNVSAAYRLTRALADRLVPGAAVCNVSSIAAAMPWAVSPAYGAAKAALEHWSSSLAVLLAPRAVRVNLVRPGFVWSRQWAAVDRAEFERVVADRVVLREAPPYTGREQTAADVAAAVAFLCSADARHVTGQAINVDGGATLVRAAR; encoded by the coding sequence ATGAGCGGAGATTCGCCCGCCGTCGGCCTGGTGACCGCGGGGTCCGGCGGCATCGGCCGCGCCGTGGCCGAGGAGTTGCTCGCCCGTGGCGTCGTCGACCGGCTGGTCGTCGTCGACGTGAACGAACCCGCGGCGCCGCTGCCCGCGCGGGCCGTCTTCCGGCAGTGCGATCTGCGGGACGCCGGCCGGCTCGCCGAGCTGGTCGGTGAACTACCCGCCGAGCTGTCGGTGCTGGTCAACGTGCTCGGCGGCGAGCAACGGCCGCCCGTGGCACCGGTGGCCGACGTCGCCTGGCCGCCGCCGGAGGTCTGGGACGACATCATCGACCTGAACGTCTCGGCCGCCTACCGGCTCACGCGCGCGCTGGCCGACCGGCTCGTCCCGGGCGCGGCGGTGTGCAACGTCAGCTCCATCGCCGCGGCGATGCCGTGGGCGGTCTCCCCCGCCTACGGCGCCGCCAAGGCCGCGCTGGAGCACTGGAGTTCCTCGCTGGCCGTCCTCCTCGCGCCGCGCGCGGTCCGGGTCAATCTGGTCCGGCCCGGATTCGTCTGGAGCCGTCAGTGGGCGGCCGTGGACCGGGCGGAGTTCGAGCGCGTGGTCGCCGACCGGGTCGTCCTGCGCGAGGCGCCGCCGTACACCGGCCGGGAGCAGACGGCCGCGGACGTCGCCGCCGCGGTGGCGTTCCTCTGCTCCGCCGACGCCCGGCATGTCACGGGGCAGGCCATCAACGTCGACGGCGGGGCGACGCTCGTCAGGGCCGCCCGATGA
- a CDS encoding glycosyltransferase, whose protein sequence is MQEETVPRLSVVIPTYNRESLLDRTLKSLVRQNVPVSDFEVVVADDGSSDGTAELVRSYADRLRVRYHFQEDLGFRVAAARNGGARLATAPVLAFLDTGMIVGPDWVRAHLEAHASGRRQAVLGYSYGYNPANPCREMEGIVDTLPPEEVVRRLIDVPSFQDMRLPDYERVGFDPGRMAMPWVFLWTLNFSLPAAEFWAVGGFDEDFTGWGVEDIELGYRLHGNGTAMVVSRTAWGIELPHERAHDEAAVSIMRNCQRFLDKHPGVRTELYWAVSSRGLIDPLEVEWEDLLGWTSAADGRDAAEELADATRHLQDRSGDPARVAVFGCGPRLPAEWASANARFSLCDFDERALGQAVDGAPATVVESLHLCGMRTPWPDRRFDLVVVTSRLAGGLWNRWGDHITAEAKRLGGEVRAPGPDLM, encoded by the coding sequence ATGCAGGAAGAGACCGTCCCCCGGCTGTCCGTGGTCATCCCCACGTACAACCGCGAGAGTCTGCTGGACCGGACGCTCAAGTCCCTGGTCCGGCAGAACGTCCCGGTGTCGGACTTCGAGGTGGTCGTCGCCGACGACGGCTCCTCGGACGGCACCGCCGAACTGGTCCGCTCCTACGCGGACCGGCTTCGGGTGCGCTACCACTTCCAGGAGGACCTGGGATTCCGGGTGGCGGCGGCCCGCAACGGCGGGGCCAGGCTCGCCACCGCCCCCGTGCTGGCGTTCCTCGACACCGGCATGATCGTGGGCCCGGACTGGGTGCGCGCCCATCTCGAAGCCCACGCGTCCGGCCGCCGGCAGGCGGTGCTCGGCTACTCCTACGGCTACAACCCGGCGAACCCGTGCCGGGAGATGGAGGGCATCGTCGACACCCTCCCGCCCGAGGAGGTGGTGCGGCGGCTGATCGACGTGCCGTCCTTCCAGGACATGCGGCTGCCCGACTACGAACGCGTCGGCTTCGATCCGGGCCGCATGGCCATGCCCTGGGTGTTCCTGTGGACGCTGAACTTCTCGCTGCCCGCGGCCGAGTTCTGGGCGGTCGGCGGCTTCGACGAGGACTTCACGGGCTGGGGGGTGGAGGACATCGAGCTGGGGTACCGGCTGCACGGCAACGGCACCGCCATGGTGGTCTCGCGTACGGCGTGGGGCATCGAGCTGCCGCACGAACGGGCGCACGACGAGGCCGCGGTCAGCATCATGCGCAACTGCCAGCGGTTCCTCGACAAGCATCCCGGGGTGCGGACCGAGCTGTACTGGGCGGTGTCCTCGCGTGGTCTCATCGACCCCCTGGAGGTCGAATGGGAGGACCTGCTGGGCTGGACCTCGGCGGCCGACGGCCGGGACGCGGCCGAGGAACTGGCCGATGCCACACGCCACTTGCAGGATCGGTCCGGTGATCCGGCGCGCGTGGCGGTGTTCGGCTGCGGCCCGCGGCTGCCGGCCGAGTGGGCGTCCGCGAACGCGCGGTTCTCCCTCTGCGACTTCGACGAGCGGGCCCTCGGGCAGGCCGTGGACGGCGCCCCCGCCACGGTCGTGGAGTCCCTGCACCTGTGCGGGATGCGCACTCCCTGGCCGGACCGCCGGTTCGACCTCGTGGTGGTGACCTCCCGGCTCGCGGGCGGCCTGTGGAACCGCTGGGGCGATCACATCACGGCCGAGGCCAAGCGGCTCGGCGGCGAGGTCCGCGCGCCCGGGCCCGACCTCATGTGA
- a CDS encoding MFS transporter — MKASTDRPAQQRPGARAARVRTAAVFAVHGAVAGSFATRIPWIVDHLRISDGSLGVALLAPALGSLLAMPLASRLVHRFGGRAALRTLLTAWCVALLLPALAPNVVLLFAGLLVFGAAAGMADVVMNAAGVELEKELGRSVMASMHGMWGVGGLVASGAGSLAAAAQVDARVHFAAAAAVLACVGLYAVQGVLDIRPRPGQQEPPRFALPPRSALAIGAVGFCAVFAEGASGNWSALYLSSVAHADDGVAAGSYTGFACALAVSRLLGDHVVRRIGVVNAVRLSGAVATAGLLLVVVARTPAPAVCGFALVGIGVAVVLPLSFAAAGATATDTSRTIAGIATLTYTSNLLAPAVMGFVSDATSLPVSFALVALLTLSLVFTASVLRPSGTPEKAAPAA, encoded by the coding sequence ATGAAAGCGTCGACCGACCGGCCCGCGCAGCAACGCCCCGGAGCGCGCGCGGCGCGCGTGCGCACCGCGGCCGTCTTCGCCGTGCACGGTGCCGTCGCCGGCAGCTTCGCCACCCGTATCCCCTGGATCGTCGACCATCTGCGCATCAGCGACGGTTCGCTGGGCGTGGCCCTGCTCGCTCCGGCCCTCGGCTCCCTGCTGGCCATGCCCCTGGCCAGCAGGCTGGTGCACCGGTTCGGCGGGCGCGCGGCACTGCGTACGCTGCTCACCGCCTGGTGCGTCGCGCTGCTGCTGCCCGCGCTGGCCCCCAACGTGGTCCTGCTGTTCGCCGGGCTGCTGGTGTTCGGTGCGGCGGCGGGCATGGCGGACGTCGTCATGAACGCGGCCGGGGTCGAACTGGAGAAGGAACTGGGCCGTTCCGTGATGGCGAGCATGCACGGCATGTGGGGTGTCGGCGGGCTGGTGGCCTCGGGTGCCGGGTCGCTCGCCGCGGCGGCGCAGGTGGACGCCCGGGTCCACTTCGCCGCCGCGGCGGCCGTCCTCGCCTGCGTCGGGCTGTACGCCGTCCAGGGAGTGCTGGACATCAGGCCGCGGCCGGGCCAGCAGGAACCGCCGCGCTTCGCGCTGCCGCCGCGGTCGGCGCTGGCCATCGGCGCGGTCGGCTTCTGCGCCGTCTTCGCCGAGGGCGCCAGCGGCAACTGGAGCGCCCTGTACCTGAGTTCCGTCGCACACGCCGACGACGGCGTCGCCGCGGGCAGTTACACCGGGTTCGCCTGCGCCCTGGCGGTCAGCAGGCTGCTCGGCGACCATGTGGTCCGGCGGATCGGCGTGGTGAACGCGGTCCGGCTCAGCGGAGCGGTCGCCACCGCCGGCCTGCTCCTCGTCGTCGTCGCGCGCACCCCGGCACCCGCCGTCTGCGGCTTCGCGCTGGTGGGCATCGGAGTGGCGGTCGTCCTGCCGCTCTCCTTCGCGGCCGCGGGGGCGACGGCCACGGACACCAGCCGCACCATCGCCGGCATCGCGACCCTCACCTACACCTCCAACCTGCTCGCACCGGCCGTCATGGGCTTCGTCTCCGACGCGACCTCACTGCCCGTCTCCTTCGCGCTGGTGGCCCTGCTGACCTTGTCGCTCGTCTTCACGGCCTCCGTGCTGCGCCCGTCCGGCACCCCCGAGAAGGCGGCCCCCGCCGCCTGA
- a CDS encoding MFS transporter, with amino-acid sequence MDITTDRAVLRRGRTATSLLFLLFGAALGAWTSRIPSVKSHLGLGDGLLSLALLSFALGAIVGMMVLGRLADRYGSTRVMVPTALLEGLLLVPPAYMPDLAALMLALFLFGLVHGTLNIAMNANAIEVQRAWGRPIMSSFHAVYSIGGFLGSAAGGLFARQELSARATFLSVGGCVVLLALWAALWALPAGTGAAAPEGALAGPAGRGVIRSPQLWFLGALAMCALVGEGTAADWSAVYLHEDLGGSPGFAASAFAAFSAAMTAGRLLGDRLTARFGPVALVRACGVLASVGMTAALIVGRPWAAVVGFACLGAGMSCIAPQVYSAAGQRDPARAGAALSLVVSLGYVGFLIGPIVIGGVSTVVGLPLALGLPALLVFLVALGAPALRPAAPAPATTGRTEDTGLVPGPGRG; translated from the coding sequence ATGGACATCACCACCGACCGCGCCGTGCTCCGGCGCGGACGCACCGCCACCTCCCTCCTCTTCCTGCTGTTCGGCGCCGCCCTCGGCGCCTGGACGAGCCGGATCCCCAGCGTGAAGAGCCATCTCGGCCTCGGCGACGGCCTGCTGAGTCTGGCGCTGCTCTCCTTCGCCCTCGGGGCGATCGTCGGCATGATGGTGCTCGGCCGGCTCGCCGACCGGTACGGCAGCACCCGGGTCATGGTGCCGACGGCGCTGCTGGAGGGGCTCCTCCTCGTCCCGCCCGCCTATATGCCGGACCTCGCGGCACTGATGCTGGCCCTGTTCCTGTTCGGGCTGGTGCACGGCACCCTGAACATCGCCATGAACGCCAACGCGATCGAGGTGCAGCGGGCCTGGGGACGGCCGATCATGTCGTCGTTCCACGCGGTCTACAGCATCGGCGGCTTCCTCGGTTCGGCGGCCGGCGGCCTGTTCGCCCGTCAGGAGCTGAGCGCGCGGGCGACCTTCCTCTCGGTGGGCGGCTGTGTCGTCCTCCTGGCGCTCTGGGCGGCGCTCTGGGCGCTGCCGGCCGGCACGGGCGCCGCCGCGCCCGAGGGCGCTTTGGCCGGGCCCGCCGGGCGCGGCGTCATCCGCTCGCCGCAGTTGTGGTTCCTCGGCGCCCTGGCGATGTGTGCCCTGGTCGGGGAGGGCACGGCGGCCGACTGGAGCGCCGTCTATCTGCACGAGGACCTCGGCGGCTCGCCCGGCTTCGCGGCGTCGGCGTTCGCCGCGTTCTCGGCGGCGATGACCGCCGGACGGCTGCTCGGCGACCGGCTCACGGCGCGGTTCGGACCGGTGGCGCTGGTACGGGCCTGCGGTGTGCTCGCCTCCGTCGGCATGACGGCGGCCCTGATCGTCGGCCGGCCGTGGGCGGCAGTCGTCGGATTCGCCTGCCTGGGAGCGGGGATGTCCTGCATCGCCCCGCAGGTCTACTCCGCGGCCGGCCAGCGCGACCCGGCCCGCGCGGGTGCCGCGCTGTCCCTGGTCGTCAGTCTCGGCTACGTGGGCTTCCTCATCGGCCCCATCGTGATCGGCGGCGTCAGCACGGTCGTCGGGCTGCCCCTCGCCCTCGGCCTTCCCGCGCTCCTCGTCTTCCTGGTCGCGCTCGGCGCACCGGCCCTGCGCCCGGCCGCACCGGCTCCCGCGACCACCGGCCGCACCGAAGACACCGGGCTGGTGCCCGGCCCCGGACGCGGCTGA